One window of Elaeis guineensis isolate ETL-2024a chromosome 11, EG11, whole genome shotgun sequence genomic DNA carries:
- the LOC105053514 gene encoding protein MODIFYING WALL LIGNIN-1, which yields MEKPRFGKLAIRIVVVFLGTVAFSCSLAAEFKKVKAKDMKLDGNLCSLPRSSAFGLGITALVCLSIAQIVGTSAVGTRLCSGERNARRSRTVSIIQLVSSWLSYGFAMVLLATGSSMNGGQPYGKGWMDGKCYIARNGVFGGAAILVVTTVVFILGFTFTAGTTTHLRNGADEEGGDHQQPK from the exons ATGGAGAAACCCAGGTTTGGGAAGCTGGCGATTCGCATCGTCGTCGTGTTCCTCGGAACGGTCGCCTTCTCGTGCTCCTTGGCAGCCGAATTCAAGAAAGTAAAG GCAAAGGATATGAAGCTGGATGGAAATCTGTGTTCGTTGCCAAGGAGCTCTGCGTTCGGACTGGGGATCACGGCGCTGGTCTGCCTCTCGATAGCTCAGATCGTGGGGACCTCCGCAGTAGGAACCAGGCTGTGCTCGGGAGAGAGGAACGCCAGGAGAAGTCGAACCGTCTCCATCATCCAATTAGTTTCATCTTG GCTCAGCTATGGATTTGCCATGGTCCTGTTGGCCACCGGGTCGAGCATGAACGGCGGGCAGCCCTATGGGAAAGGTTGGATGGATGGGAAATGCTACATCGCTAGGAATGGAGTGTTCGGTGGTGCAGCCATCCTGGTCGTCACCACTGTAGTTTTCATTCTTGGATTCACCTTTACAGCAGGAACAACAACACACCTTCGCAACGGTGCAGACGAGGAAGGAGGAGATCATCAACAACCCAAGTGA